One Candidatus Flexicrinis proximus DNA window includes the following coding sequences:
- the surE gene encoding 5'/3'-nucleotidase SurE, producing MTSQRPLILFTNDDGIDSPGLWASAGAFIDIADILIVAPIEQQSGTGRSLPISSRGNIVERELMVGGQKMVGYGVGGTPAQAVQHGVYELAGRWPALVVSGINYGENVGNGVTISGTVGAALEAACLGIPSVAVSLQVAKDLHLSYSREVNFSAAAYFTRFFGEWLLNSNERPDDVEVLKIEVPQHATPDTEWKVTRVSKKRLFWPVRPARRDFAGDGYVGYAANLDPSTAEPDSDIYTVLHQGLVSVSPVSFDLTARTDRAGLREKLNGGNALVTGAVDRANGKHRR from the coding sequence ATGACGTCCCAACGTCCCCTCATCCTTTTCACAAACGACGACGGCATCGATTCTCCGGGACTGTGGGCGTCGGCTGGTGCATTCATTGATATCGCAGACATCCTGATTGTTGCCCCAATTGAGCAGCAGTCAGGAACCGGGCGCAGCCTGCCAATCAGCAGCCGCGGAAACATTGTCGAACGCGAACTGATGGTTGGCGGTCAGAAGATGGTTGGTTATGGAGTTGGCGGTACGCCGGCGCAGGCCGTCCAGCACGGCGTCTACGAACTGGCCGGACGCTGGCCCGCACTGGTCGTTAGCGGGATCAATTACGGCGAAAACGTGGGCAATGGTGTGACGATCAGCGGCACCGTCGGCGCAGCGCTGGAAGCAGCCTGCCTTGGAATCCCGTCGGTGGCGGTTTCACTGCAGGTTGCTAAGGATCTGCACCTTAGTTATTCGCGGGAAGTCAACTTCTCGGCCGCCGCCTACTTCACACGATTTTTCGGGGAGTGGCTGCTTAACAGCAACGAGCGCCCGGACGATGTCGAAGTGCTCAAGATCGAAGTTCCGCAGCATGCCACGCCCGACACCGAGTGGAAGGTCACACGGGTCAGCAAAAAGCGCCTGTTCTGGCCGGTGCGCCCCGCACGCCGCGACTTTGCGGGCGACGGCTACGTTGGTTATGCGGCCAACCTGGACCCCTCAACCGCCGAACCGGACAGCGACATTTACACGGTGCTGCATCAAGGGCTAGTGTCGGTTTCGCCGGTAAGCTTCGACCTGACTGCGCGTACTGATCGGGCTGGTCTGCGCGAGAAGCTGAACGGTGGAAACGCTCTGGTGACCGGAGCAGTCGATCGGGCAAACGGTAAACACCGACGCTAA
- the acs gene encoding acetate--CoA ligase gives MSDDFQLQHDEWFYPSDAVKAAANIQDYDAVYAEAKDDIEGFWARRADALEWYAPWSQVLDRSNAPFFKWFVDAKTNIVHNALDRHIAAGRGNKVAYHWEGEPGDTLTITYAWLNEQVCKFANVLRGLGVKKGDTVTIYMGRVPEIIAAMLAVAKVGATHSVVYGGFSENALADRINDAQSRVLVTCDGAWLRGKIVQLKGIADDAVAKAPSIQHVVVVKRTGHEVNMTAGRDVWWHDVMAQASAEAYTEQMDAEDPLFILYTSGTTGKPKGILHTHGGYQVYTSTTLSWVFDLKDDDVYWCAADPGWITGHSYIVYAPLILGATSLMYEGAPTFPSTDRWWELVAKYKVSILYCAPTAIRGLMRYGEEPPSKHDLSSLRLLGSVGEPINPEAWRWYFRVIGHERCPIMDTWWQTETGGFMITPLPVVPLKPGSATRPFPGIEVDVVDEEGNPCPPNVDGLLVIKQPWPSMLRTIYGDPDRYIAQYWSRFPEQGWYLAGDSARKDEDGYIWVIGRVDDVIKVSGYRLGTAEVESGLVSHAMVAEAAVIGIPDDVRGNVIYAYCILVAGQAGSDALAEELKDHIRKEIGPIAVPSKIEFVSALPKTRSGKIMRRVLKARATGAPEGDISTLEE, from the coding sequence ATGTCAGACGATTTTCAGTTACAGCATGATGAGTGGTTTTATCCTTCAGACGCAGTAAAAGCGGCGGCAAACATCCAGGACTATGACGCCGTCTATGCTGAAGCCAAGGACGACATAGAGGGGTTCTGGGCCAGGCGCGCTGATGCGCTTGAGTGGTATGCGCCGTGGTCGCAAGTTCTGGATCGCAGTAATGCCCCGTTCTTCAAATGGTTCGTTGACGCCAAAACCAACATCGTACACAACGCACTCGACCGGCATATTGCAGCGGGACGCGGAAACAAGGTTGCCTACCACTGGGAAGGCGAACCCGGTGATACGCTTACCATTACGTATGCGTGGCTCAACGAACAGGTCTGCAAATTCGCCAATGTCCTTCGCGGCCTCGGAGTCAAGAAGGGCGACACGGTTACCATCTATATGGGGCGCGTGCCGGAGATCATTGCTGCGATGCTTGCCGTGGCTAAGGTCGGCGCGACTCATAGTGTTGTCTACGGCGGCTTCAGCGAAAACGCCCTTGCGGACCGCATCAACGATGCCCAGAGCCGCGTGCTAGTGACGTGTGATGGCGCATGGCTGCGTGGAAAGATCGTACAGTTGAAGGGCATCGCAGATGATGCCGTTGCCAAGGCACCCAGTATTCAGCATGTCGTTGTCGTCAAGCGCACGGGCCACGAGGTCAATATGACCGCTGGACGCGACGTGTGGTGGCATGATGTCATGGCACAGGCCAGCGCGGAAGCCTACACCGAGCAGATGGACGCCGAAGACCCGTTGTTCATTCTGTATACCAGCGGGACGACCGGAAAACCCAAGGGAATTCTGCACACCCACGGCGGCTACCAGGTCTACACAAGCACGACGCTCTCGTGGGTATTTGACCTGAAAGATGACGATGTTTACTGGTGCGCCGCTGATCCAGGTTGGATTACCGGACACAGCTACATTGTGTATGCCCCCCTGATCCTGGGTGCGACCAGCCTGATGTATGAGGGTGCTCCGACGTTCCCCAGCACGGACCGCTGGTGGGAACTGGTCGCCAAATATAAGGTCTCGATCCTTTATTGTGCACCGACTGCCATTCGCGGCCTGATGCGCTACGGGGAAGAACCGCCGAGCAAACATGACCTCTCAAGCCTGAGACTACTAGGCAGCGTTGGCGAGCCGATCAATCCCGAAGCATGGCGCTGGTATTTCCGGGTGATCGGCCACGAGCGCTGCCCGATTATGGATACCTGGTGGCAGACAGAAACCGGCGGCTTCATGATTACACCCCTGCCGGTCGTACCGCTGAAGCCGGGAAGCGCTACGAGACCGTTCCCTGGTATTGAAGTAGATGTAGTCGACGAGGAAGGAAACCCCTGTCCTCCAAACGTGGATGGGCTACTGGTTATCAAACAACCGTGGCCGTCAATGCTGCGTACGATATACGGCGATCCCGATCGCTATATCGCCCAGTATTGGAGCCGATTCCCCGAACAAGGCTGGTATCTGGCTGGCGACTCGGCACGCAAAGACGAGGATGGCTACATCTGGGTCATTGGCCGTGTGGACGACGTCATCAAAGTCAGCGGCTACCGGCTGGGCACGGCTGAAGTCGAAAGCGGCCTGGTCAGTCATGCGATGGTCGCCGAAGCAGCGGTGATTGGCATCCCTGACGATGTGCGTGGGAATGTGATCTACGCATACTGCATATTGGTGGCCGGCCAGGCGGGATCGGATGCATTGGCTGAGGAGCTAAAGGATCACATCCGCAAGGAGATCGGGCCGATTGCCGTGCCGAGCAAGATAGAATTCGTGTCGGCACTGCCCAAGACGCGTAGCGGTAAAATCATGCGCCGCGTCCTAAAAGCCAGGGCGACGGGTGCGCCCGAAGGCGATATCAGCACGCTAGAGGAATAG
- the galE gene encoding UDP-glucose 4-epimerase GalE, whose product MKVLVSGGAGYIGSHVVYELIEQGHNVVVYDNLSAGHRDAVHPRAEFFRGDLLDMPALAAFFASHARMNLPPFDGVLHFASHIQVGESMRDPFKYLRDNVSAMINLLDACTSTGVNRFILSSTANLYDNPEHLPITEDEKLIPGSVYGETKYIGERLLMWMDRIYGLKSCCLRYFNASGAQMEGKIGEDHDPETHLIPLILQVALGKREQVDVYGTDYDTPDGTCIRDYVHVTDLADAHILALEALKDGQSRVYNLGSGSGYSVMEVIETARRITETEIPVVMVGRRAGDLPVLVADSTKIKAELGWTPRYTDLATIVRTAWNWHSAHPNGYDD is encoded by the coding sequence ATGAAGGTCTTGGTATCGGGTGGCGCAGGCTATATCGGCAGCCATGTTGTATACGAACTGATCGAGCAGGGGCACAACGTTGTTGTGTACGATAACTTGAGTGCCGGACATCGCGATGCGGTGCATCCCCGTGCCGAATTCTTTCGCGGCGACTTGCTTGACATGCCAGCGCTGGCGGCATTTTTCGCCTCGCATGCTCGGATGAACCTGCCCCCGTTCGATGGGGTGCTGCACTTTGCCTCGCATATCCAGGTCGGCGAGTCGATGCGCGATCCATTTAAGTACCTGCGTGATAACGTCAGCGCCATGATTAACCTGTTGGATGCCTGCACAAGCACCGGCGTCAACCGTTTCATACTTTCGTCGACCGCTAACCTCTACGACAACCCGGAACATCTGCCCATTACCGAAGACGAGAAACTCATTCCTGGCAGCGTGTACGGCGAGACCAAGTACATCGGCGAACGTCTCCTGATGTGGATGGATCGGATCTATGGGCTGAAGTCGTGTTGTCTGCGCTATTTCAATGCCAGCGGTGCGCAGATGGAGGGTAAGATCGGTGAAGACCACGATCCGGAGACGCACCTCATTCCGCTGATTTTGCAGGTTGCCCTGGGTAAACGCGAACAAGTGGATGTTTACGGGACGGACTACGATACGCCTGATGGTACCTGCATCCGCGATTACGTTCACGTCACAGATCTTGCGGACGCACACATCCTCGCTCTGGAAGCACTCAAAGATGGCCAGAGTCGCGTCTATAACCTCGGCAGTGGCAGTGGCTACTCCGTGATGGAAGTGATTGAAACCGCCCGAAGGATTACGGAGACAGAGATTCCGGTCGTGATGGTCGGACGCCGTGCCGGGGACTTGCCCGTGCTGGTCGCAGACAGTACCAAAATCAAGGCTGAACTGGGCTGGACGCCGCGCTACACAGACCTGGCAACCATCGTACGCACGGCATGGAACTGGCATTCCGCGCACCCGAACGGATATGACGACTAA
- a CDS encoding proline dehydrogenase family protein, whose product MLRRFLLYLSMAGWARALMSHFFLARRVARRFVAGETLEDALNVTRKLKSEGLLVSLDYLGESVNKAEDTAEVVDTYLSLISSIRKERLGSSVSLKLTHLGLDISEDLCINNMRALLTAAKDAEVPVTIDMESSAYTEKTIEVYRRLRDEYGFSNVGTVIQSYLYRSREDMRAFAAEGSHIRLCKGAYLESATVAFAEKADVDEQYREIVDEYIQNPASYLCIATHDEKMIQAAKVSIAKHIVPKTRFEFQMLYGIRSQRQHELSSEGFIVRVYVPFGEAWYPYFMRRLAERPANLWFFAKSLFSS is encoded by the coding sequence ATGCTGCGGCGATTCCTTTTGTATTTGTCGATGGCAGGCTGGGCACGCGCCCTGATGTCGCATTTCTTCCTGGCGCGAAGGGTGGCACGCCGTTTCGTGGCTGGGGAAACGCTGGAAGACGCGCTAAACGTCACCCGAAAGCTCAAGAGCGAGGGATTGCTGGTGTCGCTCGATTATCTGGGCGAAAGCGTCAACAAGGCGGAAGATACAGCAGAGGTAGTCGACACCTATCTCAGTTTGATTTCGTCCATCAGGAAAGAGCGGTTGGGCAGCAGCGTATCGCTCAAGCTGACCCATCTCGGACTCGATATCAGCGAAGACCTGTGTATCAACAATATGCGCGCGCTGCTGACTGCCGCCAAAGACGCTGAAGTGCCGGTCACGATTGACATGGAAAGCAGCGCGTATACCGAAAAGACTATTGAGGTCTACCGCCGATTGAGGGACGAGTACGGTTTTTCCAACGTCGGCACAGTGATACAGTCGTATCTTTACCGCAGTCGCGAAGACATGCGTGCGTTCGCCGCTGAAGGCAGCCATATCCGCTTATGCAAGGGCGCCTATCTTGAATCGGCTACGGTCGCATTTGCGGAGAAAGCCGACGTAGACGAGCAGTATCGCGAAATTGTCGACGAGTACATCCAGAATCCGGCCTCGTATCTTTGCATCGCTACTCATGACGAGAAGATGATACAGGCTGCTAAGGTGAGCATTGCCAAGCACATCGTCCCCAAGACGCGATTCGAGTTCCAGATGCTGTACGGCATCCGCAGTCAGCGTCAGCACGAACTGTCGAGTGAGGGGTTTATAGTTCGCGTCTATGTACCGTTTGGCGAAGCCTGGTATCCCTATTTCATGCGGCGGTTGGCAGAACGTCCCGCGAATTTGTGGTTCTTTGCCAAAAGCCTGTTCTCTAGCTAA